A region of Nitrososphaerales archaeon DNA encodes the following proteins:
- a CDS encoding ABC transporter permease yields MSLGRFLISRTLNMVLVLFVTIFITIAIVGPAMDTILKRSVEIEVKASILQSKEVIARFRDPKELENYIQLQVKNAIESLGLNEPWYSPRRLWTVIWRLISLDLGQSYYLRSFSGSESVKEIILEALPKTILLFTTATVLNSIIGILLGVAVARRSGLLIDKFTSTFAVVSTSFPLWWVGMIMIILFAYNFRIFPARATPLIPPTDPNYPLALLYHMILPLLTLVVIGFGSWTYVVRNLMIGILQEDYITVAMAKGTPERKILYGHALRSAAPPMITMIALSLSGSLGGAIITEAVFDWPGIGRLYWNAVSALDLPVIIGLTYITTVVFLISIFIADILYSVFDPRVKVG; encoded by the coding sequence ATGAGTTTAGGCAGATTCTTAATATCCAGAACCTTAAATATGGTATTGGTATTATTCGTTACAATCTTCATAACCATCGCCATAGTAGGTCCGGCGATGGATACAATTTTGAAAAGGTCCGTGGAGATCGAGGTTAAAGCATCAATCTTACAAAGTAAAGAGGTGATCGCCCGTTTTAGAGATCCGAAAGAGTTGGAGAATTATATACAATTGCAGGTGAAGAATGCTATCGAGAGCCTCGGTCTAAATGAACCCTGGTATTCGCCAAGGAGGCTATGGACAGTTATTTGGAGGCTCATCTCCTTAGACCTTGGCCAATCGTACTACCTAAGAAGTTTCAGCGGATCTGAGAGTGTGAAGGAGATCATTTTAGAAGCCCTACCCAAAACTATACTGCTATTCACCACCGCTACAGTATTGAACTCGATCATCGGTATCCTATTGGGTGTCGCTGTAGCCCGTAGATCGGGTTTGCTCATAGATAAATTTACATCGACATTCGCGGTCGTTAGTACCAGCTTTCCATTGTGGTGGGTCGGTATGATCATGATCATCTTATTCGCTTACAACTTTAGAATCTTCCCGGCCAGAGCCACGCCTTTAATCCCTCCAACTGATCCGAACTACCCTCTAGCCCTCCTCTACCATATGATACTCCCTCTACTCACGTTAGTAGTTATAGGATTTGGAAGCTGGACTTACGTAGTTAGAAACCTTATGATCGGGATACTACAAGAGGATTACATTACAGTCGCTATGGCGAAGGGTACCCCGGAAAGGAAGATACTTTACGGCCATGCGTTGAGGAGTGCAGCTCCACCGATGATCACGATGATCGCGTTGAGCCTCTCGGGATCTTTAGGTGGGGCGATCATTACTGAAGCAGTATTCGATTGGCCCGGTATCGGGAGGCTTTACTGGAATGCGGTAAGTGCATTGGATCTGCCCGTCATTATAGGCCTTACATACATAACGACCGTCGTATTCTTGATCAGTATATTTATTGCAGATATTCTCTACAGCGTATTCGACCCTCGAGTGAAGGTCGGATAG
- a CDS encoding ABC transporter permease gives MHMNLLSSLRSFWDEYKRYRLGLVGLFLLTILIVTSILAMILIPIDTFKQWHNPSYWTRYPKVALPAWINHFTISKLPEHLILDRPFVKKGSIGAIQTFNHIYTVQFHYDDFPDDFIFNYFVKYKSIPPLLEVSVSRPDGDRILLIRTSLPPKPYGLDTYTFNGSIYSTDRAIKSNVAHYLSEQIGTSAIIDLAPQNVIFSEKPFRLDLKSRVLKGTYVFNVTFYTFDQDDQVISSELILGGKVFGLLGTDELRRDLIIGILWGTPVALFIGLSVAILAVFVGIVYGVVSGYYGRRVDELMMRINDVIYSLPALPFLIILAVSFGKNILLVVLYLTIFGWVGIAKVARSIALQLKTLAYVEAVELMGASRWRVMFRHIMPQITPFALASIALSVPSAILAEAGLSFLGLGDPTLPTWGQLLHDAQLYGAAARGIWWWIIPPGLMIAITGLAFVFIGIAMDAVLNPKMRKA, from the coding sequence ATGCATATGAACCTATTATCATCACTCAGATCATTTTGGGATGAATACAAACGTTATAGATTGGGCCTAGTCGGCCTCTTCCTCTTAACCATTCTGATCGTCACATCGATTCTGGCCATGATCCTCATACCGATCGATACATTTAAACAATGGCATAATCCTTCATACTGGACACGCTACCCCAAAGTCGCTCTACCAGCGTGGATAAATCATTTTACGATCAGCAAACTTCCCGAGCATTTGATCCTCGATAGACCATTTGTAAAAAAGGGTAGCATCGGAGCAATTCAAACCTTCAACCACATCTATACCGTTCAATTTCATTATGATGACTTTCCAGACGATTTTATCTTCAACTACTTCGTGAAGTATAAAAGCATACCTCCCTTACTCGAAGTCTCTGTAAGTAGACCGGATGGCGATCGAATACTATTGATAAGAACCAGCCTTCCACCAAAACCCTATGGCTTAGATACTTACACATTTAACGGGTCGATCTATTCGACCGATCGGGCTATAAAGAGTAATGTAGCCCATTATTTAAGTGAGCAGATCGGTACATCTGCGATCATAGATTTGGCACCTCAAAACGTAATCTTCTCGGAGAAGCCATTCAGACTCGATTTAAAATCCAGAGTTCTAAAGGGGACTTACGTATTCAATGTGACTTTTTACACGTTCGATCAAGACGATCAAGTAATATCGAGTGAGTTGATATTGGGAGGGAAGGTATTCGGCCTCCTTGGTACAGATGAATTGAGAAGAGATCTCATCATAGGGATACTGTGGGGCACACCGGTCGCCCTCTTTATAGGTTTATCGGTAGCGATTCTGGCCGTATTCGTAGGGATCGTTTATGGTGTCGTTAGTGGATACTATGGCAGAAGGGTAGATGAATTGATGATGAGGATCAACGATGTTATCTACTCGTTGCCCGCATTGCCATTCTTGATCATCCTGGCAGTATCATTCGGTAAGAATATACTGCTCGTAGTACTTTATCTAACTATATTCGGATGGGTAGGTATAGCGAAGGTAGCTAGAAGTATAGCTTTACAACTCAAAACGTTGGCCTATGTTGAGGCGGTCGAGTTGATGGGTGCTTCTAGATGGAGGGTGATGTTTAGACATATAATGCCTCAGATCACTCCATTCGCACTCGCAAGTATAGCACTATCCGTCCCATCAGCTATCTTAGCGGAAGCGGGGCTCAGCTTCTTGGGTTTAGGAGATCCCACTCTACCGACATGGGGCCAACTGCTTCACGATGCCCAACTCTACGGTGCTGCTGCACGAGGGATATGGTGGTGGATCATACCCCCTGGATTGATGATCGCCATAACGGGATTGGCATTTGTATTCATCGGTATAGCGATGGATGCCGTGTTGAATCCGAAGATGAGGAAGGCATAA
- a CDS encoding ABC transporter ATP-binding protein, translated as MVDLRVEGLTTYFFTRRGIVKAVDNVSFNLRDESWGIAGESGCGKSTLGLSLLRLVPPPGRIVKGSMILDGEDLLAMDEKTFRSRVRWKKISMIFQGAMNALNPVYPIGYQLAEPLIYHYGFSKSEALNFVKDALKEVRLSPSLIDRYPHELSGGMKQRVVIAMALVLKPKIVVADEPTTALDLIVQAQIINLMKRLKWESKVSFILMTHDLSMISEIADKVAIMYAGKLVESGTSERLYSDPKHPYTQSLLSAIPRLRGGKKKLTFIPGSPPDLIDPPSGCRFHPRCVHALQICREREPPSIDLGDGTMVSCWLYEGGQTH; from the coding sequence ATGGTAGATCTAAGGGTTGAAGGCCTTACAACTTACTTTTTTACAAGAAGAGGTATTGTAAAGGCCGTCGATAACGTATCATTTAACCTTAGAGACGAATCATGGGGAATAGCGGGAGAGTCAGGCTGCGGTAAAAGTACACTCGGCCTATCTTTGTTAAGGCTCGTACCACCACCCGGAAGAATTGTGAAAGGCTCGATGATCCTTGATGGTGAAGATCTGTTGGCGATGGATGAGAAGACCTTTCGAAGTAGAGTAAGATGGAAGAAGATCTCGATGATATTTCAAGGTGCGATGAATGCACTTAACCCTGTTTATCCTATAGGCTACCAGTTGGCTGAGCCACTTATCTATCATTATGGATTCTCAAAGAGTGAAGCTCTAAATTTCGTTAAGGATGCTTTAAAAGAGGTCAGATTGAGTCCGAGTTTGATCGATCGATACCCTCATGAGCTGAGTGGGGGTATGAAACAGAGAGTTGTAATAGCCATGGCGTTAGTACTCAAACCTAAGATAGTGGTGGCCGATGAACCGACCACGGCTCTAGATCTGATAGTACAAGCACAGATCATCAACCTGATGAAGAGGTTGAAATGGGAGTCGAAGGTATCGTTCATACTTATGACACACGATTTGAGTATGATTTCAGAAATAGCCGATAAAGTAGCCATAATGTACGCGGGTAAGTTGGTAGAATCGGGTACTTCTGAACGATTGTATAGTGATCCAAAACATCCTTACACCCAAAGCCTTCTATCCGCCATACCAAGGCTGAGAGGGGGTAAGAAGAAGTTAACATTCATACCCGGTTCACCACCAGATCTGATCGATCCACCATCGGGCTGCAGATTTCATCCCCGATGTGTTCATGCCTTGCAGATATGTAGAGAAAGAGAGCCCCCTAGCATCGATCTGGGAGATGGTACGATGGTATCTTGCTGGTTGTACGAAGGTGGTCAAACTCATTGA
- a CDS encoding ABC transporter ATP-binding protein, which produces MNGFTNTDGVLLSVKGLRKWFRVRRSFMDFIMRRPARYIRAVDKIDFDIKVKEVFVLAGESGCGKTTTARLILRSIEPDEGSIIFDGMNVNKLKGRELKRFRRLAQIVFQDPYASLNPRLTVFDCLLEPLMVHNVEGTGGERKERVYKAMEEVKLLPIENFERKYPHMLSGGQRQRLAIARALILRPKLIVADEPVSMLDLSIRAEILDLMIALRDKYDITYLYITHDLSTARYVGDKIAIMYLGKIVEMGPCEIVLSDPLHPYTQALIDAIIEPDPTNRFRERKVRIMGDIPNPLEIPKGCRLHPRCPYTMEKCSLVEPPLIEFKPSHYVACYLYS; this is translated from the coding sequence TTGAACGGCTTTACGAATACGGATGGTGTGTTACTATCGGTAAAGGGCTTAAGAAAGTGGTTTCGAGTAAGAAGAAGTTTCATGGATTTCATAATGAGGCGGCCAGCACGTTATATAAGGGCTGTCGATAAAATCGACTTCGATATAAAGGTTAAAGAAGTATTCGTATTGGCAGGGGAGTCGGGTTGTGGTAAAACGACTACTGCAAGGTTGATCCTCAGATCTATAGAGCCTGATGAAGGGAGTATCATCTTCGATGGTATGAATGTAAATAAGTTGAAAGGTAGAGAGTTAAAAAGGTTCAGAAGATTGGCACAGATCGTCTTTCAAGACCCCTACGCCTCTTTAAACCCAAGGTTAACAGTATTTGACTGTCTGTTGGAGCCATTGATGGTGCATAACGTTGAAGGGACAGGTGGTGAAAGGAAGGAGAGGGTTTATAAGGCGATGGAGGAAGTGAAGTTACTTCCGATCGAAAATTTTGAGCGCAAGTATCCACACATGCTCTCAGGTGGTCAAAGGCAGAGGTTGGCCATAGCTAGAGCCTTGATCTTAAGGCCAAAGTTGATAGTAGCCGATGAGCCTGTATCGATGCTCGATCTTTCGATCAGGGCTGAAATCCTAGACTTGATGATCGCGCTCAGAGATAAGTATGATATAACCTACCTTTATATAACCCACGATCTTTCGACTGCAAGGTATGTAGGGGATAAAATTGCGATTATGTACCTTGGCAAGATCGTTGAAATGGGCCCTTGCGAAATCGTTCTATCCGATCCATTACATCCATACACTCAGGCCTTGATCGATGCAATTATAGAGCCAGACCCTACCAATAGGTTCAGAGAGAGAAAGGTACGAATAATGGGTGATATTCCAAATCCTTTAGAAATCCCTAAAGGGTGTAGATTACATCCAAGGTGCCCATACACCATGGAGAAATGTAGCCTAGTCGAACCCCCTCTTATAGAGTTTAAGCCTTCACACTACGTAGCCTGCTACTTATACTCCTAA
- a CDS encoding Lrp/AsnC ligand binding domain-containing protein, giving the protein MPEAFILINCELGLEKEVLHLLKGIKGVEEAHIVYGVYDIIAKAKTEELEELKNVVINRIRKMHGIRSTSTLIVVEKG; this is encoded by the coding sequence GTGCCCGAGGCTTTTATATTAATAAATTGTGAATTGGGCTTAGAAAAAGAAGTTTTACACCTATTGAAAGGTATAAAGGGTGTTGAAGAAGCGCACATCGTTTACGGCGTTTATGATATAATCGCTAAAGCGAAGACCGAAGAGCTGGAGGAGTTAAAGAATGTTGTAATCAATAGGATTAGAAAGATGCATGGAATACGCTCCACATCGACATTGATCGTCGTAGAGAAAGGATGA
- a CDS encoding DEAD/DEAH box helicase, whose product MVVYRYRCPSCRGQTDIQRLYDGRYIIRCSRCAICHVIKGGDTLDRVYLSFLEEFDRGVVKKNVDMEKMLEMEGLIRSKGEIERMVNSFGLTLNELPEPVRKALLSRSDYVVTYRLFEEEEPKYGCKVDELNINKKLIEVLKDSGIERVYHFQEEAIDLILNGEDIVIVAPTGSGKTEAFAIPIIHKISEHIDRYYSSYRGVSALFIYPTKALARDQLPKLERLGDAVGVRVKIFDGDTPRDERQRIIKDPPEIILTNFDTLHLHLMHRTPFSRIIHTVKYIVVDEVHVYTGIFGANVHYIMKRLRRITGRFQIIAASATISNPKEFCEALFDVEFKVVSGEKGKHGRIHFVMLFPTLRTHRSLVIDLLKQLNSYGYQTLIFSNSHLGAELTAFYARRNGIAIGVHRAGLLPSHRKKVEDLFKRALLKALSSTPTLELGIDIGIVDSVISELVNVTRLIQRTGRVGRRGQESIAFLVLRENDPISQYYRMNPQDYFEDIELGYIDPKNPTVAELQILASSFDRPILKGEFPSYRLILNNLLSKGLLVESDGRLKPNYPQARKILQKYDIRGCGETVSIVYGRKKVGERNMPMAIEELHPEAIYFLEGERYRSISFKFDGRVGEAVVEKVPPNYPYYTKALLEEWPNVQKIIERKKVLNVDVVYCELSILKRVVGYVNHEIGSDALKGIKIFLKDPIEYSFNTKGIVFKAPIPKDKLSKIPKEKWDEVIASGFHATEHVIIEGSDMITGGAGRDMGGISLGTSGLIFIYDGSVGGNGATRALYERLIPILNRGYKILTECNCTSESGCPRCTYSYRCGNNNEYLNKYAGIEIFQRILNGERTTLDDIDAILKVEHRPMV is encoded by the coding sequence ATGGTTGTGTATAGGTATCGCTGCCCTTCATGCAGAGGCCAGACCGATATTCAGAGGCTTTACGACGGTAGGTATATCATTCGGTGCAGTAGATGTGCGATATGCCACGTGATTAAGGGAGGAGATACTCTGGATAGGGTTTACCTAAGCTTTCTTGAAGAGTTTGATCGAGGGGTCGTGAAGAAGAATGTAGATATGGAGAAGATGCTAGAGATGGAGGGCTTGATTCGTTCTAAGGGTGAAATCGAGCGTATGGTGAATTCTTTCGGCCTCACTCTCAATGAACTGCCCGAACCCGTAAGGAAGGCTCTGTTGAGCAGGAGCGATTACGTAGTCACCTATAGACTCTTTGAGGAAGAAGAACCGAAGTATGGCTGTAAGGTCGATGAGTTAAATATAAACAAAAAACTCATCGAAGTACTTAAAGATAGTGGGATAGAGCGTGTCTACCATTTTCAAGAAGAAGCCATCGACCTTATACTGAATGGTGAAGATATCGTCATTGTAGCGCCTACGGGGAGTGGGAAGACCGAGGCCTTCGCGATCCCTATCATCCATAAAATTTCAGAGCATATCGATCGATATTATTCATCATACCGTGGGGTTTCTGCCCTATTCATCTATCCAACGAAAGCTTTGGCGCGGGACCAATTGCCGAAACTCGAAAGGCTCGGTGATGCCGTAGGTGTAAGGGTGAAGATCTTTGATGGTGATACTCCAAGAGATGAGCGGCAACGTATTATCAAAGACCCTCCTGAGATCATTTTAACGAATTTCGATACACTCCATTTACATCTGATGCACCGCACACCATTTTCGAGGATCATTCATACCGTTAAGTATATCGTAGTCGATGAAGTTCACGTATATACGGGGATCTTCGGTGCAAACGTTCACTATATTATGAAGAGGCTCAGGAGGATTACAGGTAGGTTTCAGATCATCGCCGCTTCCGCAACGATAAGTAACCCGAAGGAGTTTTGTGAAGCCCTCTTCGATGTCGAATTCAAAGTGGTAAGTGGTGAAAAGGGTAAGCATGGTAGGATACACTTCGTAATGCTATTTCCTACACTTCGAACTCACCGTTCACTCGTAATCGACCTGTTAAAGCAACTCAACTCTTACGGTTATCAAACACTCATCTTCTCCAACTCGCACCTTGGGGCTGAGTTGACCGCCTTCTATGCGAGGAGAAATGGTATAGCAATTGGTGTTCATAGGGCTGGTCTATTACCGAGCCATAGGAAAAAGGTCGAAGATCTCTTCAAGCGGGCCCTCTTAAAGGCCCTTTCTTCTACACCCACTTTAGAATTGGGCATAGATATCGGGATCGTAGATTCTGTGATATCCGAGTTGGTCAATGTAACACGCTTGATCCAAAGGACTGGTAGAGTGGGGAGAAGGGGTCAGGAGAGTATAGCTTTCCTCGTATTGAGAGAGAACGACCCTATCAGCCAATACTATAGAATGAACCCTCAGGATTACTTTGAAGATATCGAGCTCGGTTACATCGATCCAAAGAATCCGACCGTTGCCGAACTTCAGATCCTCGCCTCTTCCTTCGACAGACCGATCTTAAAGGGAGAGTTCCCCTCATACAGACTGATTTTAAATAATCTGTTATCGAAAGGCTTACTTGTAGAGAGTGATGGTAGATTAAAGCCGAATTATCCTCAGGCGAGAAAGATCCTTCAAAAGTATGATATACGTGGATGTGGCGAAACCGTTTCGATCGTATATGGAAGGAAGAAGGTCGGTGAGCGAAATATGCCAATGGCCATCGAAGAGCTTCATCCAGAGGCGATATACTTTCTTGAAGGTGAGCGGTATAGATCGATCAGCTTTAAATTCGATGGAAGGGTTGGCGAAGCGGTCGTAGAGAAGGTCCCTCCCAATTATCCTTACTATACAAAAGCTCTGTTGGAAGAATGGCCTAACGTACAGAAGATTATAGAGAGAAAGAAGGTCTTAAATGTAGATGTTGTGTACTGCGAACTTTCAATTCTCAAGAGGGTCGTAGGGTATGTAAATCATGAGATAGGTTCTGATGCTTTAAAGGGTATAAAGATCTTTCTTAAAGATCCTATTGAATACTCATTCAATACGAAGGGTATCGTGTTTAAAGCACCCATACCAAAGGATAAGTTGAGTAAAATACCTAAGGAGAAGTGGGATGAGGTGATTGCGAGTGGCTTTCATGCGACCGAGCATGTAATTATTGAAGGTAGTGATATGATTACGGGAGGTGCTGGGAGGGATATGGGCGGTATCTCGCTCGGTACATCGGGATTAATATTTATCTACGATGGTTCAGTAGGTGGCAACGGTGCAACGAGAGCCCTTTATGAACGATTGATTCCTATCTTGAATAGGGGTTATAAAATCTTGACAGAGTGTAACTGCACATCGGAGAGTGGGTGTCCAAGATGCACGTATTCATACCGTTGTGGTAACAATAATGAGTACCTTAACAAATATGCGGGAATAGAGATATTTCAAAGGATTTTGAATGGAGAGCGAACGACTCTAGACGATATCGATGCGATTCTTAAGGTTGAGCATAGGCCCATGGTCTAG